The genomic stretch CGGTAAACAGTTGGGAGTCACGGGTGCCTGCTGGATTGTCAAAAAGTTGGGATTGGCCGATTTCCCCGATCGAACAACGCTTATCCATCTCTGGGGAGCCAGTTGTCTGGCTGGTGTCGGTTTCACGATGTCCATTTTCATAGCCAACCTGGCTTTCGATGAAACGTCCAATTTCATTGAGCTATCAAAGATCGCGATTCTCTTCGCCTCCCTTGCTGCGGGCGGAATGGGATACCTCGTGTTGAGATTCCTGACACCGGATGTGAGTGAGAGTGAGAAGCAGGGGGAGTAGCTGACCCTGCGCGTGATAGAGGGATGCGTATGGAGTTAGGTCTGCAGAAGTGTGGTGGAGCGGGGTAAAAACCCGTACTTGGCATAGAAAGGGAAAGCCTGCTCATTGCCGAACACCACATTGACCGATTTGGTCAGTGCTCCATTGGTGTCCATCCATGTGAGGGCGGCGCGCATGAGTCGGTCGCCGAGTTTGGCGCCCCGGTATTCATCCATGATGTAAATGGATTCAATTTCGCCATGCAGGTCGCGTCGCAGTGAAGCGATACAAAATCCGATGCCATGCCCCGCATCCGTAATCAGGAAGACACGCACTTCACCTAATGTACTTTTACTTTCAAGGTACTGCTTGCGATCCTCAAATTCGTAGGCTTTGAAGTCTGCCCGAAAGTGAGGAGTTACGTCTGCATGAAGACGATTCAGTCGCTCCCATAAGGGACGAATAGCATCCAGGCGTTCGATACCGCCTTCTTCCAGTTCGAGGTGCATTTAAAAATCCATGAGTCCCAAGGGGTCCAGTTCGCTGATTTCCTCACGTACAAAGCACGCCACATCGTGGAATAAATCCTTTTTGATCTCGGTAAGACGCCATTGGCCGCCCGTACCAAAGGAGTTCCACAACTCGGTTTCAATGCCTTGTCGAATGCGAAATTGCAGCGCGTTGACTTCAGGGTCACTACCTTCGAGGTGCGTTTGCATGAGCGGCACCAATCCGCAGGTTACATGCTGAACATCAATGATTTCTGGCTTCTCTTGCTTGTCTTCCACGGCTATTTTCCTATGCAGAATGAATCGAAAATCGAGTTGAGTATTTCATTGGATGTGATTTCACCGGTAATGCCTGCCAGCGTGTCACAAGCTGTCTCCAGACGTACGGAAAGCAGGTCGTACGGAATGCCGCCCATGGCATCGGCCTCCAGATCCATGAGTTCTTGCATGGCGGAGTTGAGCACAGAAGCCTGACGGGCGTTGGGTGCCAGTTCGTCAGGATCAGGCTGGCCCGCACCCTGAAGGACGCGGTCCCGGATCCGGTCGCAGAGGGTGTCGATACCAGTGCCGGTCTTGGCCGAGACCGTTTGTGCCTCAACCCCGAGGTCGGTGAGTGGCTCTCCATTGGTCAAATCGAAACCGGGGAGGTCCGCTTTGTTGAGGACAACGAGCGTCTTTGCTTTGTCGAGAGGCCGGACTGCATCGAGCACCTCGTCATCCACCGGAGCCGAGGCATCGGTGATGAAAAGTATGAGATCGGCCTGTTCCATGAGTTCACGACCCATCTCAAGACCGGCAGCTTCAATGGCATCGTCAGTTTCGCGGATACCGGCCGTATCTGTCAGTCGGATTGTCAGCCCGTCCAGATTGACGGATTCTTCAAGGTAGTCGCGAGTGGTGCCGGGTTGATCCGTAACAATGGCCCGATTGCGTCCAAGCAGGCTGTTCATGAGGCTCGATTTACCGGCATTGACACGTCCGGCAAGCACAACCAGTGCGCCTTCTCGCCACGCCCGGGTGCGATCCATGGCGCTCAGCATGGTCTCAATTTCACTTCGGACATCGCTGGATACGGTCACCAGTTCTTCAGGGGACAGACACTCCAACTCGTCTTCTGGGAAGTCTACCGCGATAACCAACTGAGCACGCAGGTGTTCGAGCCGAAGTTTGAGTTCCTTGATCTTCTCGCCAAGCAAGCCGGACATCTTGACCTGGGCCAGATGCATTGCTGCCTTGGTCGGAGCATGGATCATTTCGGCAACGGCTTCGGCCTGAGACAGGTCCATTCGGCCATTCATGAAAGCGCGATAGGTGAATTCACCGCGTTCGGCCAGACGAGCGCCCTTGGAAAGAATCTCTTCCAGTACAGCTCCGAGGATGGCCCTGCCGCCATGGCAGTTGATCTCGATGACATCTTCCCCGGTATAGGAGTTGGGCGCGGGCATATAGGCTGTAAGCACATCGTCCAGGCGTTGCCCGTTACGATCATGCATCAGCCCATAGTGGAGCCTGTAGGGTTGAAAATCGGTAAAGCTGGGGCTGGCAGCATCGAAAAGTGATGCAGCGATTTCCCGGCTTAACGGTCCGCTTATGCGAATAATGCCGACACCACCATCCCCTGGAGGCGTTGCAATAGCTGCAATGGTGTCTTTGGCTCGTGATGGATCAAGCATGAGGTGCTCATACTCCAAGGCTGGCGGAAAGGCAAAGTTTCCGTGTGGAGAAAAAGGGAGAAGACAGGCGGAAGTCCTGCTGTTGATGAGGGACGTTACTGGATAAAAAACAAGGCCGAGGAAATGTCCCTCGGCCTTGTTTCATTATATCAGCGTTAACGACGGCGGTCGTTTTTTCTGCTCTTCGGGACGATGAGCACCCGCTTCATGGGACCTTCGCCCTTGGATCGGGTAAACACGGTCTCATTTTCCTGCAACGCGAGGTGAACGACCCGGCGATGATAGGAAGAGAGCGGCTTGGTGGACTGGGTGCGTCCCAGATCGTCAGCCTTTTCTGCGAGGTGCAGGGCTATCTGGCGCAGCTTTTCATCCTGACGCTCACGGTAATCACCGGTATCCACCTGAATGCGGACAGATGCTTCCATGCGGCGGGAAACCAGTCGATTGACCAGATACTGCAGGGAAGAGAGTGTCTGGCCTTCGCGACCGATGATCAGACCGGAATTTTCTTCATCATCAATGAAGACTTTCACGCGATCGGTTTCGATGGTCACTTCCAGCTTGGTCTCGCCAACGATGGGCATGAGCAACTGGTTCATGACCTCGGTGGTCACATCGGTCAGTACCTGCGGGTCGAAGTCGGCCATGTTGGCACGAGGACGTTCCTCACGAGGCTGTTCTCGACGCGGTTCCTTGCGTGGTTGTTCCTGACGCGGCTTGCGCTCATGAGGAGCCTTGTCGCGTTTGTTGCGATTGTCGCGATTATCCCGGTTTTCACGAGGCTTCTTGGCAGGAGCCTTGCGTCCGCGTTGGTTCTTCTTGCGCTTTTCGAGCAACTCGGGATCAACGTTGCCATTGATAGCCTCATCAAGAGCCTCGAAATCGACTTCGGGTTCAACCACATTGCCGTTCACCTTCTGGTCGAGTTCTTCGTAGTCGACTTCAGGTTCTTTCACATTGCCAGTTTCCACTGGCTCACTTTGCTTTTTCGGCTGCCGCTTGGGCTTAGGGCTCTTTTTGGGCGCCTTGGATTTTTCTTCACCATTGAGAATGTCGGATGCATTTACCTGAACACGCGGCCGGGCCTGAACCTTGGCCTTTTTGACACCCATGATGCCAAAAATACCGGAGGATCCACCAGCCAGGATATCAATCTCAAGGCGGTCACGTGTCAGATTAAAGTAATCACATGCACTTTCTATGGCTTCGTCCAGGTCCTTTCCCTGGAATTCTTTGAAGTCACTCATTG from Pseudodesulfovibrio profundus encodes the following:
- a CDS encoding Jag family protein, whose product is MSDFKEFQGKDLDEAIESACDYFNLTRDRLEIDILAGGSSGIFGIMGVKKAKVQARPRVQVNASDILNGEEKSKAPKKSPKPKRQPKKQSEPVETGNVKEPEVDYEELDQKVNGNVVEPEVDFEALDEAINGNVDPELLEKRKKNQRGRKAPAKKPRENRDNRDNRNKRDKAPHERKPRQEQPRKEPRREQPREERPRANMADFDPQVLTDVTTEVMNQLLMPIVGETKLEVTIETDRVKVFIDDEENSGLIIGREGQTLSSLQYLVNRLVSRRMEASVRIQVDTGDYRERQDEKLRQIALHLAEKADDLGRTQSTKPLSSYHRRVVHLALQENETVFTRSKGEGPMKRVLIVPKSRKNDRRR
- a CDS encoding GNAT family N-acetyltransferase; amino-acid sequence: MHLELEEGGIERLDAIRPLWERLNRLHADVTPHFRADFKAYEFEDRKQYLESKSTLGEVRVFLITDAGHGIGFCIASLRRDLHGEIESIYIMDEYRGAKLGDRLMRAALTWMDTNGALTKSVNVVFGNEQAFPFYAKYGFLPRSTTLLQT
- the mnmE gene encoding tRNA uridine-5-carboxymethylaminomethyl(34) synthesis GTPase MnmE; the encoded protein is MLDPSRAKDTIAAIATPPGDGGVGIIRISGPLSREIAASLFDAASPSFTDFQPYRLHYGLMHDRNGQRLDDVLTAYMPAPNSYTGEDVIEINCHGGRAILGAVLEEILSKGARLAERGEFTYRAFMNGRMDLSQAEAVAEMIHAPTKAAMHLAQVKMSGLLGEKIKELKLRLEHLRAQLVIAVDFPEDELECLSPEELVTVSSDVRSEIETMLSAMDRTRAWREGALVVLAGRVNAGKSSLMNSLLGRNRAIVTDQPGTTRDYLEESVNLDGLTIRLTDTAGIRETDDAIEAAGLEMGRELMEQADLILFITDASAPVDDEVLDAVRPLDKAKTLVVLNKADLPGFDLTNGEPLTDLGVEAQTVSAKTGTGIDTLCDRIRDRVLQGAGQPDPDELAPNARQASVLNSAMQELMDLEADAMGGIPYDLLSVRLETACDTLAGITGEITSNEILNSIFDSFCIGK